In Paracoccus fistulariae, a single window of DNA contains:
- a CDS encoding DUF1272 domain-containing protein — protein sequence MAMLEMRPGCECCDIDLPPDADARICSFECTFCPACAEALPDGRCPNCGGELTARPKRAAEKLITAPASARRVFAPDCQGKLRLASSR from the coding sequence ATGGCGATGCTTGAGATGCGACCCGGCTGCGAATGCTGCGACATTGATCTGCCGCCTGACGCGGATGCACGCATCTGTTCCTTTGAATGCACTTTTTGCCCTGCTTGCGCAGAGGCGCTGCCAGATGGACGTTGCCCGAATTGCGGGGGCGAATTGACGGCCCGCCCGAAGCGCGCAGCAGAAAAACTGATCACTGCCCCGGCCTCTGCTCGCCGGGTCTTTGCCCCCGATTGCCAAGGCAAGCTACGCCTTGCCTCCAGCCGATAA
- a CDS encoding DUF1269 domain-containing protein — protein sequence MSELIAIAFDDEPTGFDLRTELVRMQQEYLIELEDAVVVTRSSEQDIKLHQAVNLTAAGAVSGGLWGSLVGLLFLNPLLGAGVGAASGALAGKLSDVGINDDFMRDASQSLQPGGSAVFVLIRKMTADKVLERLKSFHEKGRVLQTSLSNDAEEKLRAAFSGQAAPPAAAPEAAAETT from the coding sequence ATGTCAGAACTGATTGCTATTGCTTTCGACGACGAGCCCACGGGCTTTGATCTGCGTACAGAGCTGGTCAGGATGCAGCAGGAATACCTGATCGAACTGGAAGATGCCGTCGTCGTCACACGCTCGTCGGAACAGGACATCAAACTGCATCAGGCCGTCAACCTGACTGCCGCAGGCGCGGTCAGCGGCGGGCTGTGGGGCAGCCTTGTCGGGCTGTTATTCCTGAATCCGCTTCTGGGGGCCGGGGTTGGCGCGGCCTCGGGCGCATTGGCCGGAAAGCTGTCGGATGTCGGCATCAATGACGACTTCATGCGGGACGCGTCACAGTCGCTTCAACCCGGCGGCTCGGCCGTGTTCGTGCTGATCCGGAAAATGACCGCCGACAAGGTGCTGGAGCGGTTGAAGAGCTTCCACGAGAAGGGGCGCGTTCTGCAAACCTCGCTCAGCAATGATGCCGAAGAAAAACTGCGCGCGGCATTTTCGGGACAGGCGGCTCCCCCTGCCGCTGCGCCAGAGGCAGCCGCCGAAACCACCTGA
- a CDS encoding DoxX family protein, with amino-acid sequence MSYQTDDTRLIIPGLGGLYAALSPLAITYMRVIAGGAFMVHGWPKINNPMAAVGMVEGLGFYPGAFWAPMLAGTEFFGGLLLLLGLLTRPAAVATSIVLCVTTYFHWVANAEGYAGAEKSLLWLGLTVFFAVHGGGRLSLDRLIGRQF; translated from the coding sequence ATGAGCTATCAAACAGACGATACCCGCCTGATCATCCCGGGCCTTGGCGGGCTTTACGCGGCCCTGTCGCCGCTGGCCATCACCTATATGCGCGTCATCGCGGGCGGAGCCTTCATGGTGCATGGCTGGCCCAAGATCAACAATCCGATGGCTGCGGTCGGCATGGTGGAAGGTCTGGGCTTCTACCCGGGCGCATTCTGGGCGCCGATGCTGGCAGGGACTGAGTTTTTCGGTGGCCTGCTGCTGTTGCTGGGTCTGCTGACGCGTCCCGCGGCGGTTGCCACCTCGATCGTGCTTTGCGTGACGACCTATTTCCACTGGGTCGCCAATGCCGAAGGCTATGCCGGTGCCGAAAAATCCCTGCTGTGGCTGGGGCTGACCGTGTTCTTTGCCGTGCATGGCGGCGGGCGCTTGTCGTTGGATCGTCTGATCGGGCGTCAGTTCTGA
- a CDS encoding VPLPA-CTERM sorting domain-containing protein: MENAAHSGPRLLLKLHAILIGECSVQEWNGHESRVSGHFYFHWEDFTMRSLRGLLAVLLFLTAPALAKAATITETYTFNLTYKSGGLTCEGYYSTPDVYPDLGETTNLGYFAVCPGYPRPAPFVNSFDEIASGQIDITSVDGLFIGATCSINGWNCNYIDWSGIVHGNSTYPLGPNPGGIDLGAASDLTSFFYIYGGSGTYNYHTNYDDFSYTVPDGDNYYFYNMTFYDVLFDLSDITYSSGQPAPVPLPAGLPLLGGGLISLVMLRRRRIVA; the protein is encoded by the coding sequence ATGGAAAACGCGGCCCATTCCGGGCCGCGTTTGCTTTTGAAATTGCACGCTATCTTGATCGGTGAGTGTTCCGTGCAAGAATGGAACGGTCACGAATCGCGAGTTTCGGGACATTTCTATTTTCATTGGGAGGATTTTACGATGCGAAGCTTAAGAGGCCTTCTGGCCGTCCTGCTTTTTCTGACGGCACCAGCCCTTGCGAAGGCGGCGACAATCACTGAAACTTACACATTCAACCTGACCTACAAGTCGGGCGGGCTGACATGTGAAGGCTACTACTCGACACCTGATGTTTATCCGGACCTCGGTGAAACTACCAATCTTGGTTATTTTGCGGTCTGTCCAGGGTATCCCAGGCCTGCACCATTTGTGAACAGCTTCGATGAGATTGCCTCTGGCCAGATCGATATCACATCCGTTGATGGCCTGTTTATCGGCGCGACCTGCTCTATCAATGGTTGGAACTGTAACTACATTGACTGGAGTGGCATTGTTCACGGAAACAGTACGTATCCGCTTGGGCCGAACCCAGGGGGTATTGATCTGGGTGCCGCGTCAGATTTGACTTCGTTTTTCTACATTTATGGTGGGAGCGGAACTTACAATTATCACACAAATTATGATGACTTTAGCTACACCGTTCCAGATGGTGACAATTATTATTTTTATAATATGACCTTTTACGACGTCCTATTCGATTTGTCGGACATCACCTATTCCAGCGGCCAGCCGGCGCCAGTCCCGCTTCCCGCAGGCCTGCCTTTGCTGGGTGGAGGCCTGATTTCACTTGTGATGCTGCGCCGCCGACGCATCGTAGCCTGA
- the gltB gene encoding glutamate synthase large subunit — MSVFDENWVSAEEARRNFMAEHSLYRQDDEHSSCGVGFVVDIGGKPSRKVVQNGIDALKAIWHRGAVDADGKTGDGAGIHVQIPVPFFYDQVRRTGHEPDKDKLIAVGQVFLPRTNFAQQETCRTIVESEVLRMGHYIYGWRHVPVNTAVLGEKANATRPEIEQILIRCEKDIDHVQFERELYIIRRRIEKAALAAQITQLYFCSLSCRSIIYKGMMLAEQVAEFYPDLKDERFESTFALYHQRYSTNTFPQWWLAQPFRMLAHNGEINTLKGNVNWLKSHEIRMASSAFGEMAEDIKPIVPGGSSDSAALDAVFEVMVRSGRSAPMTKTMLVPESWSKATTDMPKAWADMYAYCNAVMEPWDGPAALAMTDGRWVCGGLDRNGLRPMRYVVTGDNLLIAGSEVGMVPVNEHDVREKGALGPGQMIAVDMWDAKLYHDAEIKDRLAASQPFGEWIEKVVDLNAMMRDLPEQPRFAGEDLRRRQTSAGYTLEDLEHILSPMAEDGKESIASMGDDTPPAVLSNQYRPMSHFFRQNFSQVTNPPIDSLRETRVMSLKTRFGNLKNVLDESSAQTEILILESPFVATGEFAEMVKMFGEAVTRIDCTFPVGGGTEALAEGLARIRAEAEDAVRSGAGHLVLTDEGQGPDRVAMPMILATSAVHSWLTRKGLRTFCSLNIRSAECIDPHYFAVLIGCGATTVNPYLAQDSINDRIERGLLSGSLIDNMRRYRDAIDAGLLKIMAKMGISVLSSYRGGLNFEAVGLSRAMVNEYFPGMHSRISGIGLHGLQAKVEDLHRKAHAGDNIELLPVGGFYKLRRSGEKHAWEASTMKMLQLACDKASYDLWKQYSKTMRANPPIHIRDLLDMKPLGKPVPIEEVESITSIRKRFVTPGMSLGALSPEAHMTLNIAMNRIGAKSDSGEGGEDPAHSQPLPNGDNPCAKVKQVASGRFGVTAEYLNACEELEIKVAQGAKPGEGGQLPGMKVTALIARLRHSTPGVTLISPPPHHDIYSIEDLAQLIYDLKQINPRAKITVKLVASSGVGTIAAGVAKAKADVILISGHNGGTGASPATSIKFAGLPWEMGLTEAHQVLAMNRLRDRVTLRTDGGLRTGRDIVMAAMMGAEEYGIGTAALIAMGCIMVRQCQSNTCPVGVCTQDEKLRAMFTGSADKVVNLITFYAQEVREILASIGARSLDEVIGRADLLTQVSRGAANLDDLDLNPLLITVDGWDKIVYDRSKPRNAVLDTLDAEIVKDAARFFEEGEKMQLSYAVRNTQRTVGTRTSSMIVQKFGMRNKLQPDHLTIRLTGSAGQSLGAFAAPGLKLEVSGDANDYVGKGLSGGTIVVRPPMASPLVAVDNTIIGNTVLYGATDGYLFAAGRAGERFAVRNSGAKVVIEGCGSNGCEYMTGGVAVILGRIGANFGAGMTGGMAYLYDPEGLARDYINPESLVTVPVTQPHWEEQLKSLVERHLKETGSRRAEEILQDWETEKDNFLQVCPKEMLPLLKHPIMDVDSSAAVPAE; from the coding sequence ATGAGCGTGTTTGACGAAAACTGGGTCTCTGCCGAGGAAGCCCGCCGCAATTTCATGGCCGAGCACAGCCTGTATCGGCAGGACGACGAACATTCCTCTTGCGGGGTCGGCTTTGTGGTCGATATCGGCGGCAAGCCCAGCCGCAAGGTCGTACAGAACGGGATCGATGCGCTGAAGGCGATCTGGCATCGCGGTGCTGTCGATGCCGATGGCAAGACCGGCGATGGCGCGGGCATCCATGTGCAGATCCCGGTGCCCTTCTTCTATGATCAGGTCCGCCGCACCGGGCACGAACCCGACAAGGACAAGCTGATCGCCGTCGGTCAGGTGTTTCTACCCCGCACCAATTTCGCCCAGCAGGAAACCTGCCGCACCATCGTGGAATCCGAGGTTCTGCGGATGGGTCACTACATCTATGGCTGGCGCCACGTGCCGGTGAACACCGCCGTTCTGGGCGAAAAGGCCAATGCCACCCGCCCCGAGATCGAACAGATCCTGATCCGCTGCGAAAAGGACATCGATCACGTCCAGTTCGAGCGTGAATTGTACATCATCCGCCGCCGCATCGAAAAAGCCGCGCTGGCCGCGCAGATCACGCAGCTTTACTTCTGTTCGCTGTCCTGCCGCAGCATCATCTATAAGGGCATGATGCTGGCCGAACAGGTGGCCGAATTCTATCCCGACCTGAAGGATGAGCGGTTCGAATCCACCTTCGCGCTGTATCACCAGCGTTATTCCACCAATACCTTCCCGCAATGGTGGCTGGCCCAGCCTTTCCGCATGCTGGCCCATAACGGTGAAATCAACACGCTGAAAGGCAATGTGAACTGGCTGAAAAGCCACGAGATCCGCATGGCCAGCAGCGCCTTTGGCGAAATGGCCGAGGATATCAAGCCGATCGTGCCCGGAGGGTCTTCGGATTCGGCGGCGCTGGATGCGGTGTTCGAGGTGATGGTCCGCTCGGGCCGCTCGGCGCCGATGACCAAGACCATGCTGGTGCCCGAAAGCTGGTCCAAGGCCACCACCGACATGCCCAAGGCCTGGGCCGACATGTATGCCTATTGCAATGCCGTGATGGAGCCTTGGGACGGTCCCGCCGCGCTGGCCATGACCGATGGTCGTTGGGTCTGCGGCGGTCTGGATCGCAACGGGCTGCGTCCCATGCGCTATGTCGTGACCGGGGATAACCTGCTGATCGCGGGATCCGAGGTCGGGATGGTGCCGGTCAATGAACATGACGTGCGCGAAAAGGGCGCGCTTGGCCCGGGCCAGATGATCGCCGTCGATATGTGGGACGCCAAGCTGTACCACGATGCCGAGATCAAGGACCGTTTGGCCGCCAGCCAGCCCTTTGGCGAATGGATCGAAAAGGTCGTCGATCTGAACGCGATGATGCGCGATCTGCCCGAACAGCCGCGCTTTGCGGGCGAGGATCTGCGCCGTCGCCAGACCTCGGCCGGCTACACGCTGGAGGATCTGGAGCATATCCTGTCGCCCATGGCCGAGGATGGCAAGGAATCCATCGCCTCGATGGGGGATGACACGCCGCCCGCGGTGCTGTCGAACCAGTATCGCCCGATGAGCCATTTCTTCCGCCAGAACTTCAGCCAGGTCACCAACCCGCCCATCGACAGCCTGCGCGAAACGCGGGTGATGTCGCTGAAGACGCGTTTCGGCAACCTCAAGAACGTGCTGGATGAAAGCAGCGCCCAGACCGAGATCCTGATCCTTGAAAGCCCCTTCGTCGCGACCGGCGAATTTGCGGAAATGGTCAAGATGTTCGGCGAGGCGGTCACCCGCATCGACTGCACCTTCCCCGTCGGCGGCGGGACCGAGGCGCTGGCCGAAGGTCTGGCCCGCATCCGGGCCGAGGCCGAGGATGCCGTGCGTTCCGGCGCGGGCCATCTGGTGCTGACCGATGAGGGGCAAGGCCCCGACCGCGTCGCGATGCCGATGATCCTTGCCACCAGCGCGGTCCATAGCTGGCTGACGCGCAAGGGCCTGCGCACCTTCTGTTCGCTGAACATCCGCAGCGCGGAATGCATCGACCCGCATTATTTTGCCGTGCTGATCGGCTGCGGCGCGACCACGGTGAACCCCTATCTGGCGCAGGATTCGATCAATGACCGGATCGAGCGCGGCCTGCTGTCGGGCAGCCTGATCGACAATATGCGCCGCTATCGCGATGCCATCGATGCCGGTCTGCTGAAGATCATGGCCAAGATGGGGATCTCGGTCCTGTCCTCTTATCGGGGCGGGCTGAATTTCGAGGCCGTGGGCCTTTCGCGCGCCATGGTCAACGAATATTTCCCCGGCATGCATTCGCGCATCAGCGGCATCGGCCTGCACGGTCTGCAGGCCAAGGTCGAGGATCTGCACCGCAAGGCCCATGCCGGCGACAATATCGAATTGCTGCCGGTGGGCGGCTTCTACAAGCTGCGTCGCAGTGGCGAAAAGCACGCCTGGGAAGCCAGCACCATGAAGATGCTGCAGCTGGCCTGCGACAAGGCGTCCTATGATCTGTGGAAGCAATACAGCAAGACGATGCGGGCCAATCCGCCGATCCATATCCGCGATCTGCTGGACATGAAGCCGCTGGGCAAGCCGGTCCCGATCGAGGAAGTCGAAAGCATCACCAGCATCCGCAAGCGTTTCGTGACCCCCGGCATGAGCCTTGGCGCCCTGTCGCCCGAGGCGCATATGACGCTGAACATCGCCATGAACCGCATCGGCGCGAAATCCGACAGCGGCGAAGGCGGCGAGGATCCGGCGCATTCCCAGCCCCTGCCCAATGGCGACAACCCTTGCGCCAAGGTCAAGCAGGTCGCGTCGGGCCGCTTCGGCGTCACCGCCGAATATCTGAACGCCTGTGAAGAGCTAGAGATCAAGGTCGCCCAGGGTGCCAAGCCCGGCGAGGGCGGGCAGTTGCCCGGCATGAAGGTGACGGCGCTGATCGCGCGGCTGCGCCATTCGACCCCCGGCGTGACGCTGATCAGCCCGCCGCCGCATCACGACATCTATTCGATCGAGGATCTGGCGCAGCTGATCTATGACCTGAAACAGATCAATCCGCGCGCCAAGATCACCGTGAAGCTGGTGGCTTCCTCGGGCGTCGGTACGATTGCTGCGGGCGTGGCCAAGGCCAAGGCGGATGTGATCCTGATCTCGGGCCATAACGGTGGCACCGGCGCAAGCCCGGCGACCAGCATCAAATTCGCGGGTCTGCCCTGGGAAATGGGCCTGACCGAGGCGCATCAGGTGCTGGCCATGAACCGGCTGCGCGACCGGGTGACCCTGCGCACCGATGGCGGGTTGCGCACCGGCCGCGATATCGTCATGGCCGCGATGATGGGGGCCGAGGAATACGGCATCGGCACCGCCGCGCTGATCGCCATGGGCTGCATCATGGTGCGTCAGTGCCAGTCGAACACCTGCCCCGTGGGCGTCTGCACGCAGGATGAAAAGCTGCGCGCGATGTTCACCGGCAGCGCCGACAAGGTGGTGAACCTGATCACCTTCTACGCCCAGGAAGTGCGCGAGATCCTGGCCAGCATCGGCGCCCGTAGCCTGGACGAGGTTATCGGCCGCGCCGATCTGCTGACCCAGGTCAGCCGGGGCGCTGCCAATCTGGACGATCTGGACCTGAACCCGCTGCTGATCACCGTCGATGGCTGGGACAAGATCGTCTATGACCGCAGCAAGCCACGCAATGCCGTGCTGGACACGCTGGACGCCGAAATCGTCAAGGATGCGGCCCGCTTCTTTGAAGAGGGCGAGAAGATGCAGCTCTCCTATGCCGTGCGCAATACGCAGCGGACGGTCGGGACGCGTACCTCAAGCATGATCGTTCAGAAATTCGGCATGCGGAACAAGCTGCAGCCCGATCACCTGACGATCCGCCTGACCGGCAGCGCGGGGCAATCGCTGGGCGCCTTCGCCGCGCCGGGCCTGAAGCTGGAGGTCAGCGGCGATGCCAATGACTATGTCGGCAAGGGCCTGTCCGGCGGCACCATCGTGGTGCGCCCGCCTATGGCCAGCCCGCTGGTCGCCGTCGATAACACCATCATCGGCAATACCGTGCTATATGGTGCGACCGATGGCTATCTCTTCGCCGCCGGCCGCGCAGGAGAGCGTTTCGCGGTCCGCAACAGCGGCGCCAAGGTCGTGATCGAAGGCTGCGGCAGCAATGGCTGCGAATATATGACCGGTGGTGTCGCGGTGATCCTTGGCCGCATCGGCGCAAACTTCGGAGCGGGCATGACGGGCGGCATGGCCTATCTCTATGACCCGGAAGGGCTGGCGCGCGATTACATCAATCCCGAAAGCCTTGTCACCGTTCCGGTAACGCAGCCGCATTGGGAAGAACAGCTGAAATCGCTGGTCGAGCGTCATCTGAAGGAAACGGGCTCTCGCCGTGCCGAAGAGATCCTGCAGGACTGGGAGACCGAGAAGGACAACTTCCTGCAGGTCTGCCCGAAAGAGATGCTGCCCTTGCTGAAACATCCGATCATGGATGTCGACAGCAGCGCCGCGGTTCCGGCGGAGTAG